The Pochonia chlamydosporia 170 chromosome 3, whole genome shotgun sequence genome contains the following window.
GAATatctcatcaacacaatTAAACTTCAAGAACAACTCAATTGGTTTCCTACAAACCGAATTGCGCTACATCAAGCTTAATACAAGCAAACCACCCATCACCCACAAACTTTTGTGATACTTTCAGTTCTTGACCATTCCTCTCTTCAATACTACTCAAAATGCCTCGATTTGCCTTCCTCGTTGTCGCCGACCCCATGGCTGACCAGCCAAACCTCGATATTCCCACCGAGATGTTCGAGGTCATGACCACATTCAATGAGAAGATGGCTGATGCCGGCGTCCTTCTCCATGCCGACGGCTTCGCACCGTCCTCTGATAGTGCCTACCGACTCAAGTTCGGAGGATCGTCTGGTCCTGAGGTGATTCCGGGCCCCTTTGATCTCTCCAAGGAGGATCATATCTGCGGATACTGGATTGTGAAAGTCAAGGATGCTGAGGAGGCATTGAGCTGGGCAAAGCAGGTTCCATTCCCCGAGGGACAGCTGCTTGTTCGCAAGCTCTCCGATGGATGTGACTTAGGAAAGAGCTTCACGCCTGAATTGATTGAGCGtgagaagaagttgaaggtgaagctgCTGGAGAACCTGAAGAAGGCTGACGAGTAGgactggctgctgttgcgtaCATGCAAGTCTGTTGCATTTTGATATAGATTGCCTTGATTATTCGTGACCATTTTGGTCAAATAGCCTTAGATCATTCGTTCATTTAGCATGTTTTTTGATATTGCATCAAAGGAGCTGTTTTGAGAACCCCGTGTTTGATTCCGAGCATGCATTTCCCATTGGCCGTGTGTTTCCTTACTCTGACATCTGAGTCACACATCCACGTCCGCatttcaaaaaaaaaaaaaaaaaaaaaaaaaaaaaaaaaaaaaaaagggaacCGAATTAGGAAGAGAAAGGCTCATATTCAAGGTAAAGTATGCATCTATATGGTCGAACTGTCATCAAGCCCCTGCCCTGCCCTCTGGGATCACCCACGTCCATCCAATCTAGTTATACACACAGGAAACCGGCTTATCATTAGGCAACTTCCGCGGTGAAAAGCCCAAACATCCCTTATTTCCAGCCGGATTAACAACCTCACCAGCCCAAACGCTCCAAGCTCCGTCAATAGAGTTAGGACAAGCCTGAAGAATCTTGCCATGGAAAACGAGGTTCCCGTCCCCAGTGATCGACCAGCCTTCCAGCTCACCATACCGAGGTAGCGTGGCAACATCCGTAAGATATCCAATCTTTCCCTGGCCTAGAGACCTATTAAAAACCACTTCTGTCTTGAATTTACGAAAGTAAAATACGTACCCATTCCGGAGCGGTCAACAAAGACTTGCTGAGGCTTTGCCTCGTCAGAGTACAGGAATAGCTTGGATCCCTGTAAATACAAGGTCGCGCGGTTGTTGTCGCCCTTGCACTGGGCATTCTGCTTCGGTAGGTTCAGGAAGAAGCTGCCTCTGGAGGCGCTGAGGGCAGCAAAGTGGATGGGGCTGGCGGATCGAAGGGCCATGATATCAAAGGCTTGGGTGTTGGGAGGGGCGGCGAGGGTGGTGCCAGCGAGGGCGAGGGAGACGGTGGtgaacttcattttgagtATAAAGTATTTCGTAAGTATATCGAGGTGCGTTGAAGGTTGTGTGAGGAGAGAAGTTGTGGAAAGTGATGAGTTGGAATGAGAATGGAAGGTTCCCTTCGCACCTTCTTATACGTCAGTCACGGATATGTATATATAaatgtattgtattgctGATATCTGTCTGTTTCGCGTATAACGTATAGCGCACCGCTACAAACCGCAGATCATGCTCGGCACAGGAATAGCAGCTACAACGGGCGATCATTTAATCTCCGATGCGGTGTAGTAGGCTGTGGTTCCAGCTGAACGGCATGACGGGCTGGAATGACGTTGTTAATACGAGGAAAAGAGGGACCTGTCCTGGACCCTGGCCGACAAGGAAATACGAAAGCCTAAATAATGGTCGGGCATTGACCATATGCCGATGGATGTCTGCCGCTAGCTTGGAGGGTTGAAGAGAGCAGGAATTGGCAGACGTCATTTGGTGGTTTAGTTGTTGCTTGTTATAGGGTGGTGAAAATGGACCTGGGAGGGCTGATGTTTACATGCATCGGACACTTTCAAGACGGAGGGAAGTTCCGAGTATGCGCATGAACTGTTATCAAGGAATGAAAGTCTATCGTCTTTGGCTCATGAAATAATAGGGTTTCTGGGCGTGAATCGCACGGGAGTTGTTCGATTGGATATGCTGTGCAAACAAAATGCATCACTTACAAATGATGAGCAAGAAGTGCCAAGGCAGTATCCTTATCCACAGAAAGGTCAATCTTAATGTCAGATACTCCGTATAGCCACCTCGCATTACGCATGCTACATTGCCGCGTGGTGTTTTTGCAGCTCTCCACAAGTTTCGTTTTCTTATATAATTTACCGGTCTTGGCTTGGGGGACCAAGGTCTTGCTGCGTCTCAAACGAGATATAATTCAGCGACTCGGCTGGGGCATGGCATGCGCACCAATACATATTGCTGTATATATGGTGACAATGTCTTAGGTGTGGTGATGAATACGAGACGGAAGACTGCCGCTTGGTTGTTTCGGAACAACGTTGGGTCCGGCCTATTTGCATAGAAGGGTCAGTGCTGTGGCAAATCGCGTGGAGTGCTGTTGAAGCTTGACGTGCGTCTCGCCTACTCTGTATGTAAGCTGTTGTTAATAATGCGAGTGAGGAATACACTTTATTTCTGTATATGCAAGATGCTGGTTGGTTGTGGTacagagtctggtgatgcaGGTGTTCTGCGGAATTATGTCGTGCTTGAGGGTTTTTTGCCCTTTGCCGATTCAAAAATTTTGATAACTGGCATTCTTCTGCACGTTGGTGAAGACATTGAGCGATGACTGGGTTGGCTGGCCTGCAGCCCATCAGTTGCTGAAGAGCATCTGTGGAGGATCTGGTCctttgcttggcttggaGAGGCACTCTTACTACTCATACGCTGCGTTACGACTTGCTTGGAGCTTCCTTTAATATCGCAGGTTTGCCAGTTGGTGTTCGTGGTAGCAATTTTGTCTTTATGTCTCTGAGTTGTCAAATGCTTGCTCGAGGAATGACCTACCTTGTGAAGAGAAGCTCGTTCGATACACTGGCTGCGACACCATTGGAGGAGCAAAGCCAATAGTCGGGCAGAGGGCATAAAAAGACAGAAGTACTGCAAATCATGGGGTGGCGAGCCTGTTGAATTAAGGGAAGCCACAAGCAATGTAGTAACGCAGCATGTTGGCGGTGAGAGCGACTTCAACATGCTGCAAAAAGGCATCCAGTCCAGGGTTGTATTTCGAATGTGGCATCGAACGTTGGTGAATGGCATCGTTCCCggcgatgacgatgaattgACGTTTGTGTTCACATCCCTGATGGATTTAGAATTCAATGAGGATGCAGGGGCAGAAGCAACAGACGGGAATAACAATCTCTTGATGCATCAGTCCGAATGGTCAGGCACGTGTTAGGTCACCAttgaggtctggttgagACTAAAtcagtccagatgtcaagtctggttcggCCGGGTCTCTGATATTCCGGGGTTCCAGCAGTCTGGCACCGCACTGAACATGAAGTGAATCGAGAAGCAGAACAGGCCAAagcagaccagttgaccagaccagaccaatgAGCAATGCTACAATGTTGGGGatccatcttcaccattgaGGTTAGACCAACTCGATTGGCGCGCTCCGCGACTCGTGCTACTGGACAGCAACTAACTTGACCTACCAGAACATGTATGTAGCCTAggcagttcaatgttagcaCTGATCCAACCTGACCTAGTGAGTCCTAGCTATCaaagaccaccaccaactccgTCGAGCGGCAGCCATgacatggacgagttgggccaagtccatccagtctggtctggtgcaatctGCAAATTCACTCTGCCAGATTCACAatctccctcttctctcccTAActtcacctcacctcacctcgcCCATGGTGCAAGGCCATATGCATCGCAATTCCAtccattgccgccgcccaACACCACTCCGCTTCATCCTCCCTGCCGGCCTGCAGCTTCTttccaacatttgaacttcTGCCCTCCAGCCAGtgcaccaacaccagcacgCGATCCACCGCGAACCG
Protein-coding sequences here:
- a CDS encoding dgpfaetke family protein (similar to Metarhizium acridum CQMa 102 XP_007811349.1), which produces MPRFAFLVVADPMADQPNLDIPTEMFEVMTTFNEKMADAGVLLHADGFAPSSDSAYRLKFGGSSGPEVIPGPFDLSKEDHICGYWIVKVKDAEEALSWAKQVPFPEGQLLVRKLSDGCDLGKSFTPELIEREKKLKVKLLENLKKADE